Proteins encoded within one genomic window of Oryza glaberrima chromosome 12, OglaRS2, whole genome shotgun sequence:
- the LOC127757275 gene encoding F-box protein At3g12350, whose protein sequence is MEALPPVAVAGTVLEDLPEDALLAILALLAPTDAAAAACACRRLAAAASSPSLPLALALRLGLPPPRPLLPASAARLLRSLHRLRRLLGLWRRLPSSSFSGSGYRSTSSSSSLAAFEWARGTLAASLLVPSARGLAVAKSPFVTLSIDETGETVAAMGDVPVSVNFVGNNHIVVEAAAASSGDDDDEAAMEGGSPPEVMYMHFANRRSPGAGRKRRSKQGRRRGRAMEAEHFVRIADAEPTEARPLQGLWKGISESRTLEFYLVTYDDIGGITCRQVSDTRGQNSGFTPIFWTTNTTFLEQPFSEKELDHYIRREHIQGVDSDHAATENRAISRILCINSSYDVVDHHLSAPLDDMRNVEGRIWLYDDGTFGFGFSGSNSIIDLKHVSSDGCILDALH, encoded by the exons ATGGAGGCCTTGcctccggtggcggtggcggggacggTGCTGGAGGACCTTCCCGAGGACGCGCTGCTGGCGATCCTGGCGCTGCTGGCGCcgacggacgcggcggcggcggcgtgcgcgtgcCGGAGGCTGGCGGCTGCCGCGTCGTCCCCGTCGCTCCCGCTCGCGCTCGCTCTCCGCCTCGGGCtgcccccgccgcggccgctcctccccgcctctgccgcgcgcctcctccgctcccttcaccgcctccgccgccttctCGGCCTctggcgccgcctcccctcctcctccttctccggctccggctaCCGCTCGACCTCGAGCTCGTCTTCCCTCGCCGCGTTCGAGTGGGCCCGCGGAACCCTCGCCGCGTCGCTCCTCGTGCCCTCCGcgcgcggcctcgccgtcgccaagtCCCCCTTCGTGACCCTCTCCATCGACGAGACCGGCGAGACGGTGGCCGCCATGGGGGACGTGCCGGTAAGCGTCAATTTCGTCGGGAACAACCACATTGTGGTGGAGGCCGCAGCGGCGTCGtccggggacgacgacgacgaggccgcaATGGAGGGAGGCTCCCCGCCGGAGGTGATGTACATGCATTTCGCTAACCGGAGGAGCCCCGGggcggggaggaagaggaggagtaagcaggggaggagaagaggccgTGCAATGGAGGCCGAGCACTTCGTGAGGATTGCGGATGCCGAGCCGACGGAGGCGCGGCCTCTCCAGGGGCTGTGGAAG GGAATAAGTGAGAGTAGGACTCTTGAATTTTACCTTGTCACCTATGATGACATTGGAGGTATCACTTGTCGACAAGTTAGTGATACAAGGGGTCAAAACTCAGGGTTCACCCCTATCTTTTGGACTACAAATACAACATTTCTTGAACAACCATTCTCTGAGAAGGAGCTGGATCATTATATTAGACGTGAACATATTCAAGGCGTGGATTCCGATCATGCAGCAACCGAGAACAGAGCTATCTCTCGGATCTTGTGCATCAATTCCAGTTATGATGTTGTCGATCATCATCTGTCAGCTCCCTTAGATGATATGAGGAATGTGGAGGGAAGAATTTGGCTATATGATGATGGAACCTTTGGGTTCGGGTTCAGTGGGAGTAATTCAATTATAGATCTAAAGCATGTCTCCTCCGATGGTTGTATTCTTGATGCTTTGCACTAA
- the LOC127757276 gene encoding LIM domain-containing protein WLIM1: MATSFQGTTTKCMACDKTVYLVDKLTADNRVYHKACFRCHHCKGTLKLANYNSFEGVLYCRPHFDQLFKRTGSLDKSFEGTPKVVKPEKTVENENAIKVSSAFAGTREKCVGCNKTVYPIERVTVNNTMYHKSCFKCCHGGCTISPSNYIAHEGKLYCKHHHIQLIKEKGNFSQLENDHEKASQSGSVEDEDSEY, encoded by the exons ATGGCGACTTCCTTTCAGGGGACGACGACCAAGTGCATGGCGTGCGACAAGACGGTGTACCTGGTCGACAAGCTCACCGCCGACAACAGGGTCTACCACAAGGCCTGCTTCCGGTGCCACCATTGCAAGGGCACCCTCAAG CTCGCGAACTACAACTCGTTTGAAGGAGTGCTCTACTGCAGGCCTCACTTTGATCAGCTGTTCAAGAGGACTGGAAGTTTAGACAAGAGCTTTGAAG GAACTCCAAAGGTTGTCAAGCCAGAAAAAACAGTTGAGAATGAG AATGCTATTAAAGTCTCGAGCGCATTTGCTGGCACGAGAGAGAAATGCGTGGGATGCAACAAGACAGTCTATCCAATTGAAAGG GTTACTGTCAATAACACCATGTATCACAAAAGCTGCTTCAAGTGCTGTCATGGAGGATGCACCATTAGCCCCTCAAATTACATCGCACACGAAGGGAAGCTCTATTGCAAGCACCACCATATTCAGTTGATCAAAGAGAAGGGGAACTTCAGCCAACTTGAGAATGACCATGAGAAGGCATCACAATCTGGATCTGTAGAGGATGAAGATTCAGAATATTAG
- the LOC127757066 gene encoding protein CLT2, chloroplastic: MSSSPAIAAASAAVVALAVANRVLYKLALVPLKQYPFFLAQLTTFGYVAVYFSILYARYRAGVVTRDMLALPKRRFAAIGLLEALGLAAGMSAGAMLPGPAIPILSQSFLVWQLIFSALLLGRTYSMRQIIGCFLVASGVILAVASGANEGQFLSEVKFIWLALMVASSAFQAGASILKESVFIDGAKRLKGRRPDIFVVNSLGSGFQALFVFLLLPLLSNLKGIKFAELPAYLNGGAECFLNVDDSLIDCGGAPFLPLLFILVNMAFNIALLNLVKMSSALVASLTATSAVPISIYILSLPLPYIPHGAELSSSFILGGVVLLMGLIIYNLPQSSKKQSKIE; this comes from the exons atgagctcgtcgccggcgatcgccgcggcgtcggcggcggtggtggcgctggcCGTCGCCAACCGCGTGCTGTACAAGCTCGCGCTCGTGCCGCTCAAGCAGTACCCGTTCTTCCTCGCCCAGCTCACCACCTTCGG GTACGTCGCAGTGTACTTCTCGATACTCTACGCGAGGTACCGGGCTGGGGTGGTGACGAGGGACATGCTGGCGCTGCCGAAGCGCCGGTTCGCCGCCATCGGTTTGCTGGAGGCCCTCGGGCTTGCGGCCGGCATGTCTGCAGGAG CTATGCTTCCTGGGCCTGCTATTCCTATACTGTCCCAG TCATTCCTGGTGTGGCAGCTTATCTTCTCTGCGCTGCTGTTGGGAAGAACGTATTCAATGAGGCAAATCATTGGTTGTTTCCTTGTTGCTTCTGGTGTGATTCTTGCTGTTGCAAG TGGAGCGAATGAGGGTCAATTTCTGTCTGAAGTCAAGTTTATTTGGCTAGCACTGATGGTTGCATCATCAGCATTTCAAGCAGGTGCTTCAATTCTGAAG GAATCTGTTTTCATTGATGGTGCAAAGCGTCTTAAG GGGAGGCGCCCAGATATCTTTGTGGTTAATTCGCTTGGGTCAGGATTTCag GCTCTCTttgtctttcttcttctcccacTTCTTTCTAATTTGAAGGGAATAAAGTTTGCTGAGCTTCCTGCTTATTTAAATGGTGGTGCTGAGTGCTTCCTAAATGTCGATGATAGCCTGATTG ATTGTGGAGGAGCTCCATTTCTACCATTGCTGTTTATATTGGTGAATATGGCCTTCAATATCGCATTGCTCAATTTGGTGAAGATGTCATCCGCGCTGGTTGCTTCGCTTACTGCTACTTCAGCAG TGCCAATATCAATCTACATACTTTCACTTCCGTTGCCCTACATCCCTCATGGCGCAGAGTTAAGTTCATCTTTCATCCTAGGTGGTGTGGTATTGCTGATGGGGCTGATTATATATAACCTTCCCCAATCATCGAAGAAACAATCCAAGATTGAGTGA
- the LOC127757273 gene encoding heptahelical transmembrane protein 4-like, protein MEMMSLEEEETMASPTTSSCGTCKCGANDDKAKKTKTKTKKCELVGYEELPEWLKDNEFIHGYYRCEWPIRETILSIFSIHNETLNVWTHLIGFLLFLCLAIFTAMVIPSGDNLQRNSSRSRSNATAMDYYYIHGDLMVMSNMTRVLRHEALAAAACLLLHDPADLSQHEQISTSCPTNTSSYYTSSSSLSHLHNVQQQRQHAIQDAGKVTAATAIAEPITRWPVFAYLGGAMACLLASTACHLLLCHSERANYVTLRLDYAGIAALIVASFLPIVHYSFLCDPWLRRAYTAAIACAGAATVTASLVPAFQSPGLRPLRAALFSGLAASGVVPVAHKLALYGGAVREAATSARCEAAMGALYALGVAVYAARVPERWFPGRFDLVGHSHQLFHLLVVAGAYAHYLGALEYLKWRDAVKC, encoded by the exons ATGGAGATGATgagcttggaggaggaggaaacaaTGGCTTCTCCTACCACCTCTTCGTGTGGCACATGCAAATGCGGTGCCAACGACGACAAGGcgaagaagacgaagacgaagacgaagaagtGCGAGCTAGTGGGCTATGAGGAGCTGCCCGAATGGCTCAAGGACAACGAGTTCATCCATGGCTACTACCGGTGCGAGTGGCCGATTAGGGAGACCATACTTAGCATCTTCTCCATCCACAACGAGACCCTCAACGTCTGGAC GCATTTGATAGGGTTCTTGCTGTTCCTCTGCCTGGCAATATTCACAGCAATGGTGATCCCAAGTGGTGACAATCTTCAGAGAAATAGCAGCAGAAGCAGGAGCAATGCAACAGCTATGGACTACTATTACATCCATGGAGATCTGATGGTGATGAGCAACATGACAAGGGTGCTGAGGCATGAGGCACTTGCAGCAGCAGCCTGTCTCCTGCTGCATGATCCAGCAGATTTGTCTCAACATGAGCAGATCTCAACCAGCTGTCCAACCAACACATCCTCCTAttacacctcctcctcctccttgtctcACCTCCACAATGTCCAACAGCAGCGGCAACATGCCATCCAG GACGCCGGCAAGGtcactgccgccaccgccatcgccgagcCGATCACACGGTGGCCGGTGTTCGCCTACCTGGGCGGCGCGATGGCGTGCCTGCTGGCGAGCACGGCGTGCCACCTCCTCCTGTGCCACTCGGAGCGCGCCAACTACGTCACCCTCCGCCTCGACTACGCCGGCATCGCCGCGCTCATcgtcgcctccttcctccccatCGTCCACTATTCTTTCCTCTGCGACCCCTGGCTCCGCCGCGCCTACACGGCCGCCATCGCCTGCGCCGGTGCCGCCACCGTGACGGCATCGCTGGTGCCGGCGTTCCAGTCCCCCGGGCTGCGCCCGCTCCGCGCCGCGCTCTTCTCCGGGCTGGCCGCGTCGGGCGTCGTCCCCGTCGCGCACAAGCTGGCGCTctacggcggcgcggtgcgggaggcggcgacgtcggcgcggtGCGAGGCCGCCATGGGCGCGCTCTACGCGCTCGGCGTTGCCGTGTACGCCGCGCGTGTGCCCGAGCGGTGGTTCCCCGGGCGGTTCGACCTCGTCGGGCACAGCCACCAGCTGTtccacctcctcgtcgtcgccggcgcctaTGCCCACTACCTCGGTGCCCTCGAGTACCTCAAGTGGCGGGACGCCGTCAAATGCTGA